From the Desulfovibrio sp. JY genome, one window contains:
- the tatC gene encoding twin-arginine translocase subunit TatC, which yields MTDTPEKDAIDNIPATTGDAATPAETAPGTPDAGVPGGNPPPPPADPPAPAGGAATPPATTPPPSAEKHGDMKEAPLLEHLVELRTRLVRCLIAVGVGFAACYAFAEKLLEILLLPLMNVMPGGSKLIATSLPETFFTVMKLALVAGAFVASPYIFYQLWKFVAPGLYKEERKIIIPVAVATAVFFVGGALFGYFIVFPFGFKFFVDYASNYITVMPTISAYFSLAVTLLFAFGIIFELPVFIFFLTSLGLVTTKALRKFRRWAILLSFIVAAVLTPTPDAVNQLLMAGPMVVLYELGIWVSWFVDKSRKEEKARKQAAAAEAAQSGATKTAQADGADAKAQTAEEKAATKGKADQAAAATTPKTDGPDDGSQA from the coding sequence ATGACCGACACGCCTGAAAAAGACGCCATCGACAATATCCCAGCCACGACCGGCGACGCCGCTACGCCCGCCGAAACCGCTCCGGGCACGCCCGATGCCGGAGTCCCGGGCGGCAACCCGCCGCCGCCTCCGGCCGATCCCCCCGCCCCTGCCGGCGGCGCCGCCACCCCGCCGGCGACCACGCCGCCGCCTTCGGCCGAAAAGCATGGGGATATGAAGGAAGCGCCGCTTCTCGAACACCTGGTCGAATTGCGCACGCGCCTGGTGCGTTGTCTGATCGCCGTGGGCGTCGGCTTCGCCGCCTGCTACGCCTTCGCCGAAAAGCTGCTCGAAATCCTGCTGCTGCCGCTCATGAACGTCATGCCCGGCGGCAGCAAGCTTATCGCCACCAGCCTGCCGGAAACCTTTTTCACCGTCATGAAGCTGGCGCTGGTAGCCGGCGCGTTCGTGGCCAGCCCGTACATCTTCTATCAACTCTGGAAATTCGTCGCCCCGGGGCTCTACAAGGAAGAGCGCAAGATCATCATCCCCGTGGCCGTGGCCACGGCCGTGTTCTTCGTCGGCGGCGCGCTTTTCGGCTATTTCATCGTGTTTCCGTTCGGGTTCAAGTTCTTCGTGGACTACGCCTCGAACTACATCACGGTCATGCCGACCATCAGCGCCTACTTTTCGCTGGCCGTAACCCTGCTTTTCGCCTTCGGCATCATCTTCGAGCTGCCGGTCTTCATCTTCTTCCTGACCAGCCTCGGGCTCGTCACCACCAAGGCGCTGCGCAAGTTCCGCCGCTGGGCCATCCTGTTGAGCTTCATCGTGGCCGCCGTCCTCACCCCGACCCCGGACGCCGTGAACCAGCTGCTCATGGCGGGCCCCATGGTCGTCCTCTACGAACTGGGCATCTGGGTGTCCTGGTTCGTGGACAAGTCGCGCAAGGAGGAAAAGGCGCGCAAGCAGGCCGCGGCAGCCGAGGCCGCGCAGTCCGGTGCCACGAAGACCGCCCAGGCCGACGGCGCGGACGCCAAGGCCCAAACGGCCGAGGAAAAGGCCGCAACCAAGGGAAAAGCGGATCAGGCCGCTGCGGCAACGACGCCGAAAACCGACGGCCCTGACGACGGCTCCCAGGCCTGA
- a CDS encoding 3D domain-containing protein, whose product MRHIYFTILTLALAATLLAQPGCARTRDAKQSALQASQAPNAAKTPPSLALGQIVDPGSLFIATSSAPTKTLRVKAMAYTACSVGKKKSKRKARTARGAWGDTLTPGIKAVAVSPDLLEMGLDHGDVITIEGLPGQYKVLDVMHSRHDKSIDIFYGDDQCGAIQWGRRSLTISWQGD is encoded by the coding sequence ATGCGACATATTTATTTTACCATACTCACCCTGGCCCTGGCCGCGACACTGCTCGCCCAACCAGGCTGCGCCAGGACCCGCGACGCCAAGCAAAGCGCCCTGCAGGCATCCCAGGCTCCAAACGCCGCCAAAACACCACCCTCCCTCGCCCTGGGCCAAATCGTCGATCCCGGCTCCCTGTTTATCGCGACATCCTCCGCCCCCACCAAGACCCTGCGCGTCAAAGCCATGGCCTACACGGCCTGTTCGGTGGGGAAAAAGAAGTCCAAACGCAAGGCCCGCACAGCGCGCGGCGCCTGGGGCGACACCCTCACCCCCGGCATCAAGGCCGTGGCCGTCTCGCCCGACCTGCTGGAAATGGGCCTCGATCACGGCGACGTCATCACCATCGAAGGACTGCCCGGCCAGTACAAGGTGCTCGACGTCATGCACAGCCGCCACGACAAAAGCATCGACATCTTCTACGGAGACGATCAGTGCGGCGCCATCCAATGGGGCCGCCGCAGCCTGACCATCAGTTGGCAGGGAGATTAG
- a CDS encoding citrate synthase: MRERKTATLTYGDTTLELPVVVGSEGEVGIDVTSLEKDASLLTFDPGYANTGSCQSAITFVDGEKGILRYRGIPIEQLAEKSSFIETAMLLIFGKLPTAEERTAFRTLLSEHELLHEGLLHHFDGFPPGGQPMAILSAVINSLGNYHPELLEIQNMDTFTKAVAKLVSKVRTIAAFSYRKSLGLPFMYPDPNLSYCRNFLHMMFSMPNRDFEPTPQAVSALSLFLVVHADHEQNCSCSTVRMVGSTQANLFASVSSGICALWGRLHGGANAAVIEMLEQILSGRHKVKSYLEMVKRKERRLMGFGHRVYKNFDPRAQVLKKAAHELVMQGGGNDPLMDIARELEEAALSDDYFKSRKLYPNVDFYSGIILRELGIPVNMFPVMFAIGRMPGWIAHWREENRDPTTRIHRPRQIYIGPPPRPYVPLDQR; encoded by the coding sequence ATGCGCGAACGCAAAACCGCCACCCTTACATACGGCGATACGACCCTGGAACTGCCCGTGGTCGTCGGCAGCGAAGGCGAGGTGGGCATCGACGTCACTTCCCTGGAAAAAGACGCGAGCCTTTTGACCTTCGATCCCGGCTACGCCAACACCGGCTCCTGCCAGTCGGCCATCACCTTCGTCGACGGCGAAAAGGGCATTCTGCGCTACCGCGGCATTCCCATCGAGCAGCTGGCCGAAAAAAGTTCGTTCATCGAAACGGCCATGCTGCTGATCTTCGGCAAACTCCCGACCGCGGAAGAACGAACGGCCTTTCGCACCCTGCTGTCCGAACACGAGCTGCTCCACGAGGGGCTGCTCCACCATTTCGACGGTTTCCCGCCGGGCGGCCAGCCCATGGCCATTCTGTCCGCCGTGATCAATTCCCTCGGCAACTACCATCCGGAGCTGCTCGAGATCCAGAACATGGACACCTTCACCAAGGCCGTGGCCAAGCTCGTCAGCAAGGTGCGCACCATCGCGGCCTTCAGCTACCGCAAATCCCTGGGCCTGCCCTTCATGTATCCGGACCCGAACCTCAGCTATTGCCGCAACTTCCTGCACATGATGTTTTCCATGCCCAACCGCGACTTCGAGCCCACGCCCCAGGCCGTGTCGGCCTTGTCGCTGTTCCTGGTGGTCCACGCCGACCACGAGCAGAACTGCTCCTGCTCCACCGTGCGCATGGTCGGCTCCACCCAGGCCAACCTTTTCGCCAGCGTGTCCTCGGGCATCTGCGCCCTGTGGGGGAGGCTCCACGGCGGAGCCAACGCCGCGGTCATCGAGATGCTCGAACAGATCCTGTCCGGCCGCCACAAGGTCAAGTCGTATCTGGAGATGGTCAAGCGCAAGGAACGCCGGCTCATGGGCTTCGGCCACCGGGTCTACAAGAACTTCGACCCCCGGGCCCAGGTGCTCAAAAAAGCCGCCCACGAGCTGGTCATGCAGGGCGGCGGCAACGACCCGCTCATGGACATCGCCCGGGAGCTGGAGGAGGCGGCGCTCTCCGACGACTACTTCAAGAGCCGCAAGCTCTATCCCAATGTGGACTTTTATTCCGGCATCATCCTGCGGGAGCTCGGCATTCCGGTCAACATGTTCCCGGTCATGTTCGCCATCGGCCGTATGCCCGGCTGGATCGCCCACTGGCGCGAGGAAAACCGCGACCCCACCACCCGCATCCATCGGCCGCGCCAGATCTACATCGGCCCACCGCCCCGGCCCTACGTGCCGCTTGATCAGCGGTAG
- the fdnG gene encoding formate dehydrogenase-N subunit alpha, with translation MGISRRGFMKLTGAGLVCLGIKDLGFGVRSAAAYAAPLKIEGCKEILTICGFCSCGCNIIMSVKDGQLISSEGDPDYPVSEGALCAKGAAFLSMHKNPHRLQKPQYRAPGSDKWEEKDWDFVLGRIAQRVKDTRDKDFILKNDKGQTVNRVETLFQLGTSQMDNEECAVSHQMLRSLGVVYMDHQARVUHSATVAALAESFGRGAMTNHWIDIKNANAVLIMGSNAAEHHPISFKWVLAAKDAGATVMHIDPKFSRTSARSDFHVPLRSGTDIAFMGGMVKYILDKDLIHKDYVVQYTNAAFVVGDGYSFKDGLFAGYDAATRKYDRKKWGFALDKEGVPVRDMTLKNPRCVYQLMKKHYSRYNLDKVSAVTGVPKDKLLKVYDIYAATHAPDKAGTVMYALGWTQHSVGVQNIRLAAIIQLLLGNIGVAGGGINALRGEPNVQGSTDHCILWHILPGYLPVPRADWPTLADYQKANTPVTHDPKSANWWGNRPKYMVSLLKGWMGEAGTPENGFGYDWMPKVEPGKDYSTLFLFDNMYKGKVRGGFIYGHNPCQSMPNSSKIRKAMDNLDWLVVGEIHNTETSDFWHRPGVDPKDVKTEVFLLPSCQRGEKDGTISNSGRWHMWHFKGIEPMGESKSMGWMVVEIMNRVRDLYKKEKGAFPEPVVNLDWPEHYDADYMARKINGWYTRDVTVGDKTHKKGEQVASFVALADDGSTISLNWLYSGCYGPSGNLSKRRDPAQTPMQAKIGLYPGFSWAWPVNRRILYNRASVDLNGKPFSADKPVIEWKDGKWVGDVPDGGWPPMADPKGKYPFIMQTEGHGQAYGPGRVDGPLPEHYEPAETPLVANPFSKQLSNPCMLLAESDMDILAKPGDPKYPVVLTTYGVTEHWCGGGDTRNTPVLLEAEPQLYVEMDPELAKKQGIKNGDPVVIESIRGKVEAIAMVTVRMTPLTVQGKTVHLVGMPFCFGWTTPGVGDATNRLTPSVADPNTAIPEYKACMVNVRKADKVTELFV, from the coding sequence ATGGGCATTTCGCGTCGTGGGTTCATGAAACTGACTGGGGCCGGCTTGGTCTGCCTGGGAATAAAGGACCTGGGCTTTGGCGTCCGGTCGGCGGCGGCCTACGCAGCCCCCCTCAAGATCGAGGGATGTAAGGAGATTTTGACCATTTGCGGGTTTTGCTCCTGCGGCTGCAACATCATCATGTCCGTCAAGGACGGCCAACTGATCAGCTCCGAAGGCGACCCGGACTATCCGGTGAGCGAGGGGGCGCTTTGCGCCAAGGGCGCGGCCTTCCTGTCCATGCACAAAAACCCCCACCGGCTGCAAAAGCCCCAGTACCGGGCGCCCGGCAGCGACAAGTGGGAGGAGAAGGACTGGGACTTCGTGCTTGGCCGCATCGCCCAGCGGGTCAAGGACACCCGGGACAAGGACTTCATCCTCAAAAACGACAAGGGGCAGACTGTCAACCGGGTGGAGACGCTGTTCCAGCTCGGCACCTCGCAGATGGACAACGAGGAATGCGCCGTTTCGCACCAAATGCTTCGCAGCCTGGGGGTCGTGTACATGGACCACCAGGCACGCGTCTGACACAGCGCCACTGTAGCGGCTCTGGCAGAGTCGTTCGGACGCGGCGCGATGACGAATCACTGGATTGACATCAAGAATGCCAACGCTGTCCTCATCATGGGCAGCAACGCAGCCGAGCACCATCCCATCTCTTTCAAATGGGTGCTTGCGGCCAAGGACGCCGGGGCGACGGTCATGCACATCGACCCCAAGTTCTCGCGGACCTCGGCCAGATCCGATTTTCACGTGCCGCTTCGCTCGGGCACCGACATCGCCTTCATGGGCGGCATGGTCAAATACATCCTGGACAAGGACCTGATCCACAAGGATTACGTGGTCCAGTACACCAACGCGGCCTTTGTTGTTGGCGACGGCTATTCCTTCAAGGACGGCCTGTTCGCCGGCTACGACGCGGCCACGCGCAAGTACGACCGCAAGAAATGGGGCTTCGCGCTGGACAAGGAAGGCGTGCCCGTACGGGACATGACGCTTAAAAATCCCCGTTGCGTCTACCAGCTCATGAAGAAGCACTACAGCCGCTACAACCTGGACAAGGTTTCGGCGGTCACCGGCGTGCCCAAGGACAAGCTGCTCAAGGTGTACGACATCTACGCCGCCACCCATGCCCCGGACAAGGCCGGCACGGTCATGTACGCCCTGGGCTGGACCCAGCATTCGGTGGGCGTGCAGAACATCCGGCTGGCCGCCATCATCCAGCTGCTACTCGGCAACATCGGCGTGGCCGGCGGCGGCATCAACGCCCTGCGCGGCGAGCCCAACGTCCAGGGCTCCACCGACCACTGCATCCTGTGGCACATCCTGCCCGGCTACCTGCCCGTGCCCCGGGCCGACTGGCCGACGCTGGCCGATTACCAGAAGGCCAACACACCGGTCACCCACGATCCCAAAAGCGCCAACTGGTGGGGCAACCGGCCCAAGTACATGGTGAGCCTGCTCAAGGGCTGGATGGGCGAGGCCGGCACGCCGGAGAACGGCTTCGGCTACGACTGGATGCCCAAGGTCGAACCGGGCAAGGACTATTCCACGCTGTTCCTGTTCGACAACATGTACAAAGGCAAGGTGCGCGGCGGCTTCATCTACGGCCACAACCCCTGCCAGAGCATGCCCAACTCCAGCAAGATCCGAAAGGCCATGGACAATCTGGACTGGCTGGTCGTTGGCGAAATCCACAACACCGAGACCAGCGACTTCTGGCATCGTCCCGGGGTCGATCCCAAGGACGTCAAGACCGAGGTCTTCCTGCTGCCCTCCTGCCAGCGCGGCGAAAAGGACGGCACCATCTCCAACTCCGGCCGCTGGCACATGTGGCACTTCAAGGGCATCGAACCCATGGGCGAAAGCAAGTCCATGGGCTGGATGGTCGTGGAGATCATGAACCGCGTGCGCGATCTCTACAAGAAGGAGAAAGGCGCCTTCCCGGAACCGGTCGTCAACCTGGATTGGCCGGAGCACTACGACGCCGATTACATGGCCAGGAAGATCAACGGCTGGTACACCCGCGACGTCACCGTGGGCGACAAGACGCATAAAAAGGGCGAACAGGTGGCAAGCTTCGTCGCCCTGGCCGACGACGGCTCGACCATCAGCCTCAACTGGCTCTACAGCGGCTGCTACGGCCCCTCGGGCAACCTGTCCAAGCGCCGCGACCCGGCCCAGACGCCCATGCAGGCCAAAATCGGCCTTTACCCGGGCTTTTCTTGGGCCTGGCCGGTCAACCGCCGCATCCTCTACAACCGTGCTTCCGTGGACCTCAACGGCAAACCGTTCAGCGCGGACAAGCCGGTCATCGAGTGGAAGGACGGCAAATGGGTGGGCGATGTGCCGGACGGCGGCTGGCCGCCCATGGCCGACCCCAAGGGCAAGTACCCGTTTATCATGCAGACCGAGGGCCACGGTCAGGCCTACGGCCCCGGCCGGGTGGACGGCCCCCTGCCGGAACACTACGAGCCGGCCGAGACGCCCCTTGTCGCCAACCCCTTCTCCAAGCAGCTGAGCAACCCCTGCATGCTGCTGGCGGAAAGCGACATGGACATCCTGGCCAAGCCCGGTGATCCAAAATACCCCGTGGTGCTGACCACCTACGGCGTGACCGAGCACTGGTGCGGCGGCGGCGACACGAGAAACACCCCGGTGCTGCTCGAAGCCGAGCCCCAGCTCTACGTGGAGATGGACCCCGAGCTGGCCAAGAAACAGGGAATCAAAAACGGCGATCCCGTGGTCATCGAAAGCATCCGGGGCAAGGTCGAGGCCATCGCCATGGTCACCGTGCGCATGACGCCGCTTACGGTGCAGGGCAAGACCGTGCACCTGGTCGGCATGCCGTTTTGCTTCGGCTGGACCACGCCTGGCGTCGGCGACGCCACCAACCGGCTGACCCCGTCCGTGGCCGACCCCAATACCGCCATTCCCGAGTACAAGGCCTGCATGGTCAATGTGCGCAAGGCGGACAAGGTCACGGAACTCTTCGTCTAA
- a CDS encoding formate dehydrogenase, translating into MPKAFFINTSRCTACRGCQIACKEWHGNKAVPTRQRGTHQNPPDLTPFNYKLVRFAEHLIDGRVQWLFFPDQCRHCINPPCKDVADSFMPGAIVQDEATGAVLYTDKTKELTIDQAQEVRDACPYNIPRRDEDTGLVRKCDMCIDRVQAGMKPACVHTCCTGTMNFGERDAMLDLAHKTLAKVKEKSPKAQLLDEDDINVIFLVTEPRKLYHEYAERREPKGGPMTRQAFLAMLARPMNRMRG; encoded by the coding sequence ATGCCCAAGGCGTTTTTCATCAACACCTCGCGCTGCACCGCCTGTCGCGGCTGCCAGATCGCCTGCAAGGAATGGCACGGCAACAAGGCCGTGCCCACCCGCCAGCGGGGAACCCATCAAAACCCGCCGGACCTCACCCCCTTCAACTATAAACTGGTGCGCTTCGCCGAACACTTAATCGACGGCCGGGTGCAATGGCTCTTCTTCCCGGACCAGTGCCGGCACTGCATCAACCCGCCCTGCAAGGACGTGGCGGACTCCTTCATGCCCGGGGCCATCGTCCAGGACGAGGCCACCGGCGCGGTCCTCTACACCGACAAGACCAAGGAACTCACCATCGACCAGGCCCAGGAAGTGCGCGACGCCTGCCCCTACAACATCCCCCGCCGCGACGAGGACACGGGACTCGTGCGCAAGTGCGACATGTGCATCGACCGGGTCCAGGCCGGCATGAAGCCCGCCTGCGTCCATACCTGCTGCACCGGCACCATGAACTTCGGCGAGCGCGACGCCATGCTGGACCTGGCCCACAAGACCCTGGCCAAGGTCAAGGAAAAAAGCCCCAAGGCGCAGCTTCTCGACGAGGACGACATCAACGTCATCTTCCTCGTCACCGAGCCGCGCAAACTCTACCACGAATACGCCGAACGCCGGGAGCCCAAGGGCGGTCCCATGACCCGGCAGGCGTTCCTGGCCATGCTGGCCCGGCCCATGAACCGCATGCGCGGTTAG